One segment of Candidatus Niyogibacteria bacterium CG10_big_fil_rev_8_21_14_0_10_46_36 DNA contains the following:
- a CDS encoding alanine dehydrogenase, which translates to MKIGIPREIKNHEGRVGLDPKHVFFLVRSGEEVFVEWGAGELSGFSDAMYEGAGARMTSQQNVWAQSDMVIKVKEPLESEYEFLRPHLSVMAFFHFSGNPELRKICKKKKVISIPYENLKIGDRYPILSAMSVIAGEYGGRVVVSKHFLKKRNGRRIHMEDAAATIIGMGTAGKAAFQMLYESGVKRFFVIDERTVPAPYKDIFFVSGSPAACNIVDALAQSDIVIGAVRTTKGAPKLITRSMLANMEPFSLFVDISIDEGGISETSRPTSHSNPTYIEEGVVHYCVPNIPGIVPDRSTPALIEGTFQLIEEYIQKKKARFS; encoded by the coding sequence ATGAAAATCGGCATACCGCGGGAGATCAAGAATCACGAGGGCCGGGTCGGCCTTGATCCAAAGCATGTCTTCTTTCTGGTGCGGAGCGGAGAGGAAGTCTTTGTAGAGTGGGGCGCGGGGGAATTGTCCGGGTTTTCTGATGCAATGTATGAGGGCGCGGGTGCGCGCATGACAAGCCAGCAGAATGTCTGGGCGCAAAGCGACATGGTCATCAAGGTAAAAGAACCGCTCGAAAGCGAATACGAATTTTTACGCCCGCACCTTTCCGTAATGGCGTTTTTTCATTTTTCGGGGAACCCCGAATTAAGAAAGATATGTAAAAAAAAGAAGGTCATTTCTATTCCTTACGAAAATCTTAAAATAGGTGACCGTTATCCCATTTTAAGTGCAATGAGCGTCATAGCGGGAGAATACGGAGGCCGGGTAGTTGTGAGTAAGCATTTTTTAAAGAAGAGAAACGGAAGACGCATACACATGGAAGATGCCGCAGCAACTATTATCGGTATGGGCACGGCAGGCAAAGCGGCATTCCAGATGTTATACGAAAGCGGAGTGAAAAGATTCTTTGTTATTGATGAGCGCACTGTTCCTGCTCCGTACAAAGACATATTCTTTGTTTCTGGGAGCCCGGCCGCGTGTAATATCGTAGACGCATTGGCGCAAAGCGATATCGTTATCGGTGCTGTGCGTACGACCAAGGGAGCGCCGAAACTTATCACCCGGAGCATGCTTGCGAATATGGAGCCGTTTTCACTGTTCGTCGATATAAGTATTGATGAAGGCGGAATCTCCGAAACATCACGGCCCACATCGCATAGCAACCCCACATACATAGAAGAAGGCGTTGTTCATTATTGCGTGCCGAATATACCGGGCATTGTCCCGGATCGTTCAACCCCGGCGCTTATAGAGGGAACATTCCAGCTTATTGAGGAATATATACAAAAAAAGAAAGCGCGGTTTTCATAA